The following proteins are encoded in a genomic region of Sphingopyxis sp. YF1:
- a CDS encoding 2'-5' RNA ligase family protein translates to MGAADQRHFDALRARYFPPDRNVLAAHITLFHQLPPSALGELERLIRAIAADTSPPAASLRGIYSLGRGVAFRIESPALLAIRTRMAERFAGLLTAQDRGTPQLHITIQNKVDAGRARALFAELDRNFRPGPLEIVGLAAHHYRGGPWETAFARNFRGARRGY, encoded by the coding sequence ATGGGTGCGGCCGACCAGCGGCACTTCGACGCGCTGCGCGCGCGGTATTTTCCGCCCGACCGCAATGTTCTCGCCGCGCATATCACCCTCTTCCACCAGCTGCCGCCGTCGGCACTCGGCGAACTCGAGCGATTGATTCGCGCCATCGCGGCGGACACCTCGCCGCCCGCGGCGTCGCTGCGCGGGATATATTCTCTCGGGCGGGGCGTGGCCTTTCGCATCGAGAGTCCTGCCCTGCTCGCGATCCGCACGCGCATGGCGGAGCGGTTCGCCGGCCTGCTCACCGCGCAGGATCGGGGGACGCCGCAACTCCACATCACCATCCAGAACAAGGTGGATGCGGGCAGGGCGCGGGCACTGTTCGCCGAACTGGACCGCAACTTTCGCCCAGGCCCGCTGGAAATCGTGGGACTCGCGGCGCATCACTACCGCGGAGGCCCGTGGGAAACGGCATTCGCGCGCAATTTTCGCGGAGCGCGCAGAGGATATTGA
- a CDS encoding alpha/beta hydrolase, which produces MTTAKLFLHGVPDSPAIWHPLLAELKLGGTPVAVPALPGFTGPLPAGFPATKEAYADWAVGEAAALFAAHGPIDIVGHDWGALIAQRVAMLRPDLIRSWAASNAVIDPDYRGHRVARIWNTPILGEIFMALSTPAKLAQGLAAQGMPADIAAEEAAQWTHKDKRRAILKLYRSAKGLSFAHDWALDIPKLPAKGALIWGADDPYVDLSVAQRFAANRGVPLTVIEGAGHWAIAERPVEVAAALRTFWEER; this is translated from the coding sequence GTGACGACCGCAAAATTATTCCTCCACGGCGTCCCCGACAGTCCGGCGATCTGGCATCCGCTGCTTGCCGAGCTGAAGCTCGGCGGCACGCCCGTCGCCGTTCCCGCGCTCCCCGGCTTCACCGGCCCGCTCCCCGCGGGGTTTCCGGCGACGAAGGAGGCCTATGCCGACTGGGCGGTGGGTGAGGCCGCGGCGCTGTTCGCGGCGCACGGCCCGATCGATATCGTCGGGCACGACTGGGGCGCGCTGATCGCGCAGCGGGTGGCGATGCTGCGACCCGACCTCATCCGCAGCTGGGCGGCGTCGAACGCGGTGATCGACCCCGACTATCGCGGGCACCGCGTCGCGCGCATCTGGAACACCCCGATATTGGGCGAGATTTTCATGGCGCTGAGCACGCCGGCCAAGCTCGCCCAGGGACTCGCCGCACAGGGCATGCCGGCCGACATAGCCGCCGAAGAGGCGGCGCAATGGACGCACAAGGACAAGCGTCGCGCGATCCTGAAACTCTACCGGTCGGCGAAGGGGCTGAGCTTTGCGCACGACTGGGCACTCGATATCCCGAAACTGCCCGCGAAGGGCGCGCTGATCTGGGGCGCGGACGATCCTTATGTCGACCTGTCGGTCGCGCAGCGTTTCGCCGCGAACCGCGGCGTGCCGCTGACCGTCATCGAAGGCGCGGGGCATTGGGCGATTGCCGAGCGGCCGGTCGAGGTCGCCGCGGCGCTTCGGACCTTTTGGGAGGAGCGCTAA
- the mltG gene encoding endolytic transglycosylase MltG yields the protein MIAALLLAACSGGAPKDAEVVIPPGASIAKAGQILEEAGLVSASEFRNQARFFGGDDPIKPGEYKIEKGMDAGDMLALFQSGKTIQRLVMIPEGMPSIMVRDRLMAEPRLKGDIPVPAEGSILPDSYAFTTGESRAAVVKRMQAAMDKAFDELWAKRTPRAAVKDRNEAMTLASIVEKETAVASERRTVAGVYTNRLGVGMRLQADPTIIYPITRGKPLGRRILRSEIQAVNDYNTYAMAGLPKGPIANPGKASIAAVLDPEANDYLFFVAKGDGSHIFARTLGEHNANVQKWYALRRERGEME from the coding sequence ATGATCGCCGCCCTGCTCCTCGCCGCCTGCTCGGGCGGCGCGCCGAAGGATGCGGAGGTCGTGATCCCGCCGGGCGCAAGCATCGCGAAGGCGGGACAGATCCTTGAGGAAGCGGGTCTCGTTTCGGCATCAGAGTTTCGCAATCAGGCGCGCTTCTTCGGGGGCGACGATCCGATCAAGCCGGGCGAGTATAAGATCGAGAAGGGGATGGACGCGGGCGACATGCTGGCGCTGTTCCAGTCGGGCAAGACGATCCAGCGGCTCGTGATGATCCCCGAAGGCATGCCGTCGATCATGGTCCGCGACCGGCTGATGGCCGAACCGCGGCTGAAGGGTGACATTCCGGTGCCCGCCGAGGGCAGCATCTTGCCCGATAGCTATGCCTTCACCACCGGCGAAAGCCGCGCTGCTGTCGTCAAGCGCATGCAGGCGGCGATGGACAAGGCGTTTGACGAACTCTGGGCGAAACGCACTCCGCGCGCGGCGGTCAAGGACCGGAACGAGGCGATGACGCTCGCCTCGATCGTCGAAAAGGAAACCGCGGTGGCATCCGAACGCCGCACCGTCGCGGGGGTCTATACCAACCGCCTCGGCGTCGGGATGCGGCTCCAGGCCGACCCGACGATCATCTATCCGATCACCCGCGGCAAGCCGCTCGGCCGGCGCATCCTGCGCTCCGAAATCCAGGCGGTGAACGACTACAATACCTATGCCATGGCGGGGCTGCCCAAGGGGCCGATCGCCAACCCCGGCAAGGCGTCGATCGCCGCGGTGCTCGATCCCGAGGCGAACGACTATCTCTTCTTCGTCGCGAAAGGCGACGGCAGCCATATCTTCGCGCGCACGCTCGGCGAGCATAATGCCAATGTGCAAAAATGGTACGCGCTCCGCCGCGAGCGCGGGGAGATGGAGTAG
- the fabF gene encoding beta-ketoacyl-ACP synthase II: MRRVVVTGLGLVTPLGGDVETSWKNLIAGKSGAGPITHFDASDQKCTIACEVKGPDHEYGFDPGKRVDHKVQRQVDPFIIFGIDAAGQALEDAGLTDLTEEQKVRAGCSIGSGIGGLPGIESESLLLAEKGPGRVSPHFVHGRLINLISGQVSIKYGLKGPNHAVVTACSTGAHSIGDAARMIRDDDADIMLAGGAEATICPIGIAGFAQARALNMSYNDRPEQASRPYDKDRDGFVMGEGAGVVVLEEYEHAKARGAKIYAEVVGYGLSGDAYHVTAPDPEMDGAFRSMSAALKKAGMTPSDIDYINAHGTSTMADTIELGAVKRLFGDAMANVSMSSTKSAIGHLLGGAGAVETIFCILAIRDQIVPPTLNLDNPDEGTEGADLVPKVAKKRKVKAALNNSFGFGGTNASLIVKAVD; this comes from the coding sequence ATGCGCCGGGTTGTGGTGACGGGTTTGGGTTTGGTGACGCCGCTGGGCGGAGACGTCGAAACCAGCTGGAAAAATCTGATCGCCGGGAAATCGGGCGCGGGGCCGATCACGCATTTCGATGCATCGGACCAGAAATGCACGATCGCGTGCGAGGTCAAGGGCCCCGACCATGAATATGGGTTCGATCCGGGCAAGCGCGTCGACCACAAGGTCCAGCGCCAGGTCGATCCCTTCATCATTTTCGGCATCGACGCCGCGGGGCAGGCGCTCGAGGATGCGGGCCTGACCGACCTCACCGAGGAACAGAAGGTGCGCGCCGGCTGCTCGATCGGCTCGGGCATCGGCGGCCTGCCGGGCATCGAGAGCGAGAGCCTGCTGCTCGCCGAAAAAGGGCCGGGCCGCGTCAGCCCGCACTTCGTACACGGCCGCCTGATCAACCTGATCTCGGGTCAGGTCAGCATCAAATACGGCCTCAAGGGCCCGAATCATGCCGTCGTCACCGCCTGCTCGACCGGTGCGCATTCGATCGGCGATGCGGCGCGGATGATCCGCGACGACGACGCCGACATCATGCTCGCGGGCGGCGCCGAGGCGACGATCTGCCCGATCGGCATCGCGGGATTCGCGCAGGCGCGTGCGCTCAACATGAGCTACAACGACCGCCCCGAACAGGCGAGCCGTCCCTATGACAAGGACCGCGACGGCTTCGTGATGGGCGAGGGCGCGGGCGTCGTCGTGCTCGAGGAATATGAGCATGCCAAGGCGCGCGGCGCGAAAATCTACGCCGAAGTCGTCGGCTATGGCCTGTCGGGCGACGCCTATCATGTCACCGCGCCCGATCCTGAAATGGACGGCGCTTTCCGCTCGATGAGCGCGGCGCTGAAGAAGGCGGGCATGACCCCCTCCGACATCGACTATATCAACGCCCACGGTACCTCGACGATGGCCGACACGATCGAACTCGGCGCGGTCAAGCGCCTGTTCGGCGATGCGATGGCCAATGTCTCGATGAGCTCGACCAAGTCGGCGATCGGCCACCTGCTCGGCGGCGCGGGCGCGGTCGAGACGATCTTCTGCATCCTTGCGATCCGCGACCAGATCGTCCCGCCGACGCTCAACCTCGACAATCCCGACGAGGGCACCGAAGGCGCCGACCTGGTTCCCAAGGTGGCGAAGAAGCGCAAGGTCAAGGCCGCGCTCAACAACAGCTTCGGCTTCGGCGGCACCAACGCCAGCCTGATCGTCAAAGCGGTCGATTAG
- a CDS encoding acyl carrier protein, with the protein MSDSAEKVKKIVVEHLGVEADKVTEEASFIDDLGADSLDIVELVMAFEEEFGVEIPDDAAEKIATVKDAIDYIEANKG; encoded by the coding sequence ATGAGCGATTCGGCCGAAAAAGTTAAGAAGATCGTCGTCGAGCATCTGGGCGTCGAAGCCGACAAGGTCACCGAAGAAGCGAGCTTCATCGACGATCTGGGCGCGGACAGCCTCGACATCGTCGAGCTGGTGATGGCGTTCGAGGAAGAATTCGGCGTCGAAATTCCTGACGACGCGGCGGAAAAGATCGCCACCGTCAAGGACGCGATCGACTATATCGAAGCGAACAAGGGCTGA
- a CDS encoding tetratricopeptide repeat protein: MDRTKASVGQDGGDTEQVIASELVHLLESPMFVRSPVLSRLLQYLVDHRLQGNRAAPKAYAIATEALGRSADFDPAVDSYPRVMVGRLRSLLDRYYSEKPWLHRLRVPQGSYEVVVQYRAAPPGARGGDAGEAPPGEEAGAAAAAGAPPSAGGAASGASSLLPPMPRPRARWLWLGFVVALLLAALAGWLAARSSGSLLGSDFVPMPTIEVSKPVAGETGPSRAMARALDSKLRDGLRRFELIQLLAARDPKAAGAQLRADYRLDASLVRTLQGPVDVTLVLNRVADERAIWSQQIRLTDQDIPEFTGIEPAIAQVAGDYGVVVRDQLQRQPDNYASGFPCLAQFNRTLQMRNPERVRRVDRCLRATLVDLPQDPVPLAALSLLRFGDWQPQRTTDEGKKAFAEAQLFAKRAYDAGPTSAAGLFAMARAHFYRGECGRGAVMGEAAVTLNRYDADLTGFLGLFKAACGDREDGAALLARSVALDASHPGVPAVTLAFLRSQQGDQAAALALLDSLPSPSNLEPQYLMVRSIVLARMGEVEQGRRVWRRLLDYTHQPASASPERVLGRFMISPAVIATASDALRQSGVVGAGAAAGPKPGRGG, translated from the coding sequence ATGGACCGCACGAAGGCGAGCGTGGGACAGGACGGCGGCGACACCGAACAGGTGATCGCGAGCGAGTTGGTGCACCTTCTCGAATCGCCGATGTTCGTGCGTTCGCCGGTGCTGTCGCGGCTCCTGCAATATCTGGTCGACCATCGGCTGCAGGGCAATCGCGCGGCGCCCAAGGCCTATGCGATCGCGACCGAAGCGCTGGGCCGCAGCGCCGATTTCGATCCCGCGGTCGACAGCTATCCGCGCGTGATGGTCGGTCGGCTGCGCAGCCTGCTCGACCGCTATTATTCCGAAAAGCCGTGGCTCCACCGTCTGCGCGTGCCGCAGGGCAGCTACGAGGTCGTCGTCCAGTATCGCGCGGCGCCGCCGGGCGCGCGCGGCGGCGATGCGGGCGAGGCGCCGCCGGGCGAGGAGGCGGGCGCTGCCGCGGCCGCCGGCGCGCCGCCGTCCGCGGGCGGCGCCGCGTCCGGAGCGTCGTCGTTGCTTCCCCCCATGCCGCGCCCGCGCGCGCGCTGGCTCTGGCTCGGCTTCGTCGTCGCGCTCCTTCTCGCGGCGCTCGCGGGCTGGCTGGCCGCACGGTCGAGCGGTTCGCTGCTGGGAAGCGATTTCGTGCCGATGCCGACGATCGAGGTCAGCAAGCCGGTGGCGGGTGAAACGGGACCGTCGCGCGCGATGGCGCGCGCGCTCGACAGCAAGCTGCGCGACGGGCTGCGGCGATTCGAGCTGATCCAGCTGCTGGCGGCGCGCGATCCCAAGGCGGCGGGCGCGCAACTGCGTGCCGACTATCGGCTCGACGCGTCGCTCGTCCGCACGCTCCAGGGGCCGGTCGACGTCACGCTGGTGCTCAACCGCGTCGCCGACGAGCGCGCCATCTGGTCGCAGCAGATCCGGCTGACCGATCAGGATATTCCCGAATTCACCGGGATCGAGCCCGCGATCGCGCAGGTGGCGGGCGATTATGGCGTCGTCGTGCGCGACCAGTTGCAGCGCCAGCCCGACAATTATGCGTCGGGTTTCCCCTGTCTGGCGCAGTTCAACCGGACGCTCCAGATGCGCAATCCCGAACGGGTCCGCCGCGTCGACCGCTGCCTGCGCGCGACGCTCGTCGACCTGCCGCAGGACCCGGTGCCGCTCGCGGCGCTGTCGCTGCTGCGCTTCGGCGACTGGCAACCGCAGCGCACGACCGACGAAGGAAAGAAGGCGTTCGCCGAGGCGCAGCTTTTCGCGAAGCGCGCCTATGATGCGGGGCCGACCAGCGCCGCGGGGCTGTTCGCGATGGCGCGCGCGCATTTCTATCGCGGCGAATGCGGACGCGGGGCGGTGATGGGCGAGGCGGCGGTGACGCTCAATCGCTACGACGCCGATCTCACGGGCTTCCTCGGCCTGTTCAAGGCCGCGTGCGGCGACCGCGAAGACGGCGCGGCCTTGCTCGCGCGCTCGGTCGCGCTCGACGCGTCGCATCCCGGCGTCCCCGCGGTCACGCTGGCCTTTCTCCGTTCGCAGCAGGGCGATCAGGCCGCGGCGCTGGCATTGCTCGACAGCCTGCCGTCGCCGAGCAATCTCGAGCCGCAATATCTGATGGTGCGCTCGATCGTTCTCGCGCGAATGGGCGAAGTTGAACAGGGGCGGCGGGTGTGGCGTCGCCTCCTCGACTATACCCACCAGCCCGCGAGCGCGTCGCCCGAACGCGTCCTCGGGCGGTTCATGATTTCGCCCGCGGTGATCGCCACCGCCTCGGACGCGCTGCGCCAGTCGGGCGTGGTCGGTGCCGGGGCCGCCGCGGGGCCGAAGCCGGGGAGGGGCGGCTGA
- a CDS encoding VOC family protein has translation MIGYVTMGTNDIERARAFYAALLATIGASELMRMSDSEANGFTLYGTGWGQPGIAVTRPHDGQPADRGNGHMAALVVDERAKVDALHARALELGGTCEGAPGVRGEEGAQAFYAAYFRDPDGNKLCAFRIGPAA, from the coding sequence ATGATCGGCTATGTCACCATGGGGACCAACGACATCGAGCGGGCGCGGGCTTTCTACGCCGCGCTGCTCGCGACGATCGGCGCGAGCGAACTGATGCGCATGTCCGACAGCGAGGCGAACGGCTTCACCCTCTACGGCACCGGCTGGGGCCAGCCGGGGATCGCGGTGACGCGGCCCCATGACGGCCAGCCCGCCGATCGCGGCAACGGCCATATGGCGGCGCTCGTCGTCGACGAACGCGCCAAGGTCGACGCGCTCCACGCGCGGGCGCTCGAACTGGGCGGGACGTGCGAGGGCGCGCCGGGCGTGCGCGGCGAGGAAGGCGCGCAAGCCTTCTACGCCGCCTATTTCCGCGACCCCGACGGCAACAAGCTGTGCGCCTTCCGGATCGGGCCGGCGGCCTGA
- a CDS encoding DUF3617 domain-containing protein, which produces MNKLVTVAALGAALMVAGCGKSDEAAKAGGDTAASGTAATGTGDAPVAAAGAVKREAGNWKTDIKLVKFDMPGMPAAAKDQMSKQFETQSGSEQCLTQAQVDQENISEALSKGYGEACSWSKNAVGGGKLDVAGTCTANGQKVDLAMLGTLDPRKTDMLITSKGPAPTGGQMEVQMQVTSTHIGPCKS; this is translated from the coding sequence ATGAACAAATTGGTGACGGTTGCGGCGCTTGGCGCCGCCTTGATGGTGGCCGGTTGCGGCAAATCGGATGAAGCGGCCAAGGCCGGCGGTGATACGGCCGCGAGCGGCACCGCCGCCACCGGTACGGGCGACGCGCCCGTCGCGGCGGCCGGGGCGGTCAAGCGCGAGGCGGGCAACTGGAAGACCGATATCAAGCTCGTCAAGTTCGACATGCCCGGCATGCCCGCCGCGGCCAAGGACCAGATGAGCAAGCAGTTCGAGACACAGAGCGGCTCCGAACAATGCCTCACCCAGGCGCAGGTCGACCAGGAGAATATCTCCGAGGCGCTGTCGAAGGGCTATGGCGAGGCGTGCAGCTGGTCGAAGAACGCGGTCGGCGGCGGCAAGCTCGACGTGGCGGGTACCTGCACCGCCAACGGCCAGAAGGTCGATCTGGCGATGCTCGGGACGCTCGACCCCAGGAAGACCGACATGCTGATCACCTCGAAGGGCCCGGCGCCCACGGGCGGCCAGATGGAGGTGCAGATGCAGGTCACGAGTACCCATATCGGACCTTGCAAGAGCTGA
- a CDS encoding DUF3617 domain-containing protein, translated as MKKTLMLAVASSLVLAACGDKASKDGEGGSAAAAKTPPEKPQPGSWSSKIEVVEFKGEGVPANAKDQMNQMFAAMSGVSVCITPEAAEQQDIAKRISQMGSQGQDCTIDKENHSGKNVDFAATCKRPGGEMKMVAKGTSGATAQDVTMTMTMLKAGGGEEGTIVMRVSGARKGECGPNDITPPAEPPEPPAKS; from the coding sequence ATGAAAAAGACTCTGATGCTCGCGGTCGCGAGCAGCCTGGTGCTGGCTGCGTGCGGCGACAAGGCGTCGAAGGACGGCGAAGGCGGCAGCGCGGCCGCGGCGAAGACGCCCCCCGAAAAGCCGCAGCCGGGGAGCTGGTCGTCGAAGATCGAGGTGGTCGAGTTCAAGGGTGAGGGCGTTCCGGCGAACGCCAAGGACCAGATGAACCAGATGTTCGCGGCGATGAGCGGCGTCAGCGTCTGCATCACGCCCGAAGCTGCCGAGCAGCAGGATATCGCCAAGCGGATTTCGCAGATGGGTTCGCAGGGGCAGGACTGCACGATCGACAAGGAAAACCACAGCGGCAAGAACGTCGATTTCGCGGCGACCTGCAAGCGTCCGGGCGGCGAGATGAAGATGGTCGCAAAGGGCACCAGCGGCGCGACGGCGCAGGATGTGACGATGACGATGACGATGCTCAAGGCCGGCGGCGGCGAGGAAGGCACGATCGTCATGCGCGTCTCCGGCGCGCGCAAGGGCGAATGTGGTCCGAACGACATCACTCCGCCCGCCGAACCCCCCGAGCCGCCCGCCAAGAGCTGA
- a CDS encoding TonB family protein, translating to MAMMTQEGGVAAPAAPPTDSAGPARSPAMVEALANQAQMARGPRLIGDFQPAHSLEQRAAGMQGQGRVSMIVTAEGYVDEASIRYSNAPPELDASALAAARLLKFTPAVDKAGKAIAVPALLPFSFEAASGHPMYAVRVEPVFSDAARAAGEHGKVVIDGKIGPDGRLVDTTIFQSSRSAMLDAAALEAANASRYRPYRDGAGKPFALPVRIPFSFDNYRTPGPGGGVLRYRCDQFARDESWWAANWPANEKNEFYTMMLGLSALSQDMLSGVSQFREKKAAFDMRYAAARLECVAQPDKLFVDVMKVEGPIARRMAERAK from the coding sequence ATGGCAATGATGACGCAGGAGGGCGGCGTCGCCGCACCGGCTGCGCCGCCGACCGACAGCGCCGGACCCGCAAGGAGCCCGGCGATGGTCGAAGCGCTGGCGAACCAGGCGCAAATGGCACGGGGCCCGCGGCTGATCGGCGATTTTCAGCCCGCCCATAGCCTGGAACAGCGCGCCGCCGGGATGCAGGGGCAGGGGCGCGTATCGATGATCGTGACCGCCGAGGGGTATGTCGATGAGGCTTCGATCCGGTACAGCAACGCGCCGCCCGAACTTGACGCGTCGGCGCTGGCCGCGGCGCGCCTGCTGAAATTCACGCCGGCGGTCGACAAGGCGGGCAAGGCGATTGCGGTGCCCGCGCTGTTGCCTTTTTCGTTCGAGGCGGCGAGCGGTCATCCCATGTATGCGGTGCGCGTCGAACCGGTCTTCAGCGACGCTGCGCGCGCGGCGGGCGAGCATGGCAAGGTCGTGATCGACGGCAAGATCGGTCCCGACGGGCGGCTGGTCGATACCACGATATTCCAAAGCAGCCGGTCGGCGATGCTGGACGCGGCGGCGCTGGAGGCCGCCAACGCGTCGCGCTATCGACCCTATCGCGACGGCGCGGGCAAGCCGTTTGCACTGCCGGTGCGGATACCCTTCAGCTTCGACAATTATCGTACGCCGGGGCCGGGCGGCGGCGTCTTGCGCTATCGCTGCGACCAGTTCGCGCGCGACGAAAGCTGGTGGGCGGCGAATTGGCCGGCGAACGAGAAGAATGAATTCTACACGATGATGCTGGGGCTCAGCGCGCTGTCGCAGGACATGCTGAGCGGCGTGTCGCAGTTCAGGGAAAAGAAGGCCGCGTTCGACATGCGCTATGCGGCGGCGCGGCTCGAATGCGTGGCACAGCCCGACAAGCTGTTCGTCGACGTGATGAAGGTCGAAGGACCGATCGCGCGGAGGATGGCCGAGCGGGCGAAATAG
- the uvrB gene encoding excinuclease ABC subunit UvrB, with protein MAIQIRTSLDEIDTAADYVPHRPARPDKVEGGKAFELVSDYDPAGDQPTAIRELVDTARAGERDQVLLGVTGSGKTFTMAKVIDELQRPALILAPNKILAAQLYGEFKSFFPNNAVEYFVSYYDYYQPEAYVPRSDTYIEKESSVNEAIDRMRHSATRALLERDDVIIVASVSCLYGIGSVETYSAMIFDLKKGQVADNREIIRKLVALQYKRNDAAFARGNFRVRGDSLEIFPSHYEDMAWRVSFFGDEIEEITEFDPLTGKKIASLNYVRVYANSHYVTPGPTLKQATEAIRHELAERLKELEAEGRLLEAQRLEQRTNFDLEMIAATGSCAGIENYSRFLTGRLPGEPPPTLFEYLPDNALLFVDESHQTIPQIGAMSKGDHRRKITLAEYGFRLPSCIDNRPLRFSEWDMMRPQTVSVSATPGTWEMDRTQGVFAEQVIRPTGLIDPPVIIRPVEEQVDDLIMEAKATAAAGYRTLVTTLTKRMAEDLTEFLHEAGLKVRYMHSDVETLERIEIIRDLRLGVFDVLVGINLLREGLDIPECGLVAILDADKEGFLRSETSLVQTIGRAARNVDGRVILYADRITGSMERAMRETDRRREKQEAYNAEHGITPTTIKRNIGDIIAHVASKDQVTIDIGEDKPQHMVGHNLRAYIQDLEKQMRDAAADLEFEQAGRLRDEIRRLEADELGLPPDDQVAPRVGRSNEGKPGTRKGRFGKQSKTKWGR; from the coding sequence ATGGCAATTCAGATTCGCACCTCGCTCGACGAAATCGACACGGCGGCGGACTATGTCCCGCACCGCCCCGCACGCCCCGACAAGGTCGAGGGCGGCAAGGCCTTCGAACTGGTCAGTGATTACGACCCCGCAGGCGACCAGCCAACCGCGATCCGCGAGCTGGTCGACACCGCGCGCGCGGGCGAGCGCGACCAGGTGCTGCTCGGCGTCACCGGGTCGGGCAAGACCTTCACCATGGCGAAGGTGATCGACGAATTGCAGCGCCCGGCGCTGATCCTCGCGCCGAACAAGATCCTCGCGGCGCAGCTCTATGGCGAGTTCAAGAGCTTCTTCCCGAACAATGCGGTCGAATATTTCGTCAGCTATTACGACTATTACCAGCCCGAGGCCTATGTGCCGCGGTCAGACACGTACATCGAGAAGGAAAGCTCGGTAAACGAAGCGATCGACCGGATGCGCCATTCGGCAACGCGCGCGCTGCTCGAACGCGACGACGTGATCATCGTGGCGTCGGTGTCGTGCCTCTACGGCATCGGCTCGGTCGAGACTTACTCGGCGATGATCTTCGACCTCAAAAAGGGTCAGGTCGCCGACAATCGCGAGATCATCCGCAAGCTCGTCGCGCTCCAGTACAAGCGCAACGACGCCGCCTTCGCGCGCGGCAATTTCCGCGTGCGCGGCGACAGCCTCGAAATCTTCCCCTCGCACTATGAGGATATGGCCTGGCGCGTCAGCTTCTTCGGCGACGAGATCGAAGAGATCACCGAGTTCGACCCGCTCACCGGCAAGAAGATCGCGAGCCTCAACTATGTCCGCGTCTATGCGAACAGCCACTATGTCACCCCCGGCCCGACGCTGAAGCAGGCGACCGAGGCGATCCGGCACGAACTCGCCGAGCGCCTCAAGGAACTCGAGGCCGAGGGCCGCCTGCTCGAGGCGCAGCGGCTCGAACAGCGCACCAATTTCGACCTCGAGATGATCGCCGCTACGGGCAGCTGCGCGGGGATCGAGAATTACAGCCGCTTCCTCACCGGCCGCCTGCCCGGCGAACCGCCGCCGACGCTGTTCGAATATCTGCCCGACAACGCCCTGCTCTTCGTCGACGAAAGCCATCAGACGATCCCGCAGATCGGCGCGATGTCAAAGGGCGACCATCGCCGCAAGATCACACTCGCCGAATATGGCTTCCGCCTGCCGTCGTGCATCGACAACCGGCCGCTGCGCTTTTCCGAATGGGACATGATGCGCCCGCAAACGGTGAGCGTCTCGGCGACGCCGGGGACGTGGGAGATGGACCGCACGCAGGGCGTGTTCGCCGAGCAGGTGATCCGCCCCACCGGGCTGATCGATCCGCCGGTGATCATCCGCCCGGTCGAGGAACAGGTCGACGACCTGATCATGGAAGCCAAGGCGACCGCGGCGGCCGGATATCGCACGCTCGTCACCACGCTGACCAAGCGCATGGCCGAGGATCTGACCGAATTCCTCCACGAAGCGGGGCTCAAGGTCCGCTACATGCACTCGGACGTCGAGACGCTGGAGCGCATCGAGATCATCCGCGACCTGCGGCTCGGCGTATTCGACGTGCTGGTCGGGATCAACCTGCTGCGCGAGGGACTCGACATTCCCGAATGCGGGCTGGTCGCGATCCTCGACGCCGACAAGGAAGGGTTCCTGCGCAGCGAGACCAGCCTCGTCCAGACGATCGGCCGCGCGGCGCGCAACGTCGACGGCCGCGTCATCCTCTACGCCGACCGCATCACCGGCAGCATGGAACGCGCGATGCGCGAAACCGACCGCCGTCGCGAAAAGCAGGAAGCCTATAACGCCGAGCATGGCATCACTCCGACGACGATCAAGCGCAACATCGGCGACATCATCGCGCATGTCGCGTCGAAGGATCAGGTGACGATCGACATCGGCGAGGACAAGCCGCAGCACATGGTCGGGCACAATCTGCGCGCCTATATCCAGGACCTCGAAAAACAGATGCGCGACGCCGCCGCCGACCTCGAATTCGAGCAGGCCGGCCGCCTGCGCGACGAAATCCGCCGGCTGGAGGCCGACGAACTCGGTCTGCCGCCGGACGACCAGGTCGCGCCGCGCGTCGGCCGCTCGAACGAGGGCAAGCCGGGCACGCGCAAGGGCCGCTTCGGGAAACAGAGCAAGACCAAGTGGGGGCGGTAG